In one window of Prosthecobacter fusiformis DNA:
- a CDS encoding DUF2339 domain-containing protein produces MAGPGIAWYLASEARKESQGLKEKVNQLRAEVERLKADLPSRSSLPPIQEEVFIAPPPPQVVTQATVRDEPPVIHQEPTILPPALPPPVFERIAETPVLPPLEAAGPPKIPAPKPMRRPVKAARPEISLEQFLGVKLFAWIGGLALFLGIVFFVKYAFERNLISPALRTGIGFLIGGGLVVTGIIMRRSKDYAVLAQTLAATGVLILYGVTYAAHALYHFPAFGTLSTFVYMSLITTGAFVLSVRMEAPVIAVLGMAGGFLTPIFVNTGVDNPLGLFGYLLLIDLGLMAVAKKRGWYYLIACGAAGTLLLEAGWFMEWFWKGEYHLSAKIWIPVTVHVFFPALFAGATWWLQARSRDTVSSAKTESFSLYPAYGGLALAAWSFIVAFLFLEHDYITSRPVVLNGFLFALNAAVLLQIWVQPRVAMAQWLAALLSFVHLAVWSSLRLTEATLMAALLSYLVFGLMHTGFALLAMRKRPETMQAQQHGIWLGPVAVLLVLGPMFALPEVPWLIWPTVLLLNLMTIAVAGVTLALAPVLLALCVTLLAVGFWLFRLDPLAGPWSFLLTLGGFALVFAAAGAVLSARVRLRKGGEKPRGSEWLTSLEGQLPMASASLPFILLIIATYRLNLVNPTPVFSLGLLLCLGLLVLMRLSRLPALGMAALVCMWLLEYVWMDLHYTAEQPWVALGWFLGVASLFAGYPFLWRSRFQEVALPWVISAITWLLQGFLIYKVCDSLPRMKEQMGWVPALLALPPLVSLSVVLKMPLAGENAIHRLVRNTQLAWFGGVALAFITLIFPIQFNEQWITLGWAMEGAALCWLYTRVPHDGLRRVGVGLLTATFIRLALNPAVLSYQERSETPIWNWFLYAYGTAALAMFAAAWWLAPPRDRMGEVNLRGLLWSYGGILLFLLVNIQIADYFTPAGEAFISTQWGGDFARSMTFSIAWALFALGLLVIGFRVDAKGARYAGIALMGVTLMKLFFHDLANIESIYRIGALIVVAIIALGASFLYQRFYARQERDD; encoded by the coding sequence TTGGCAGGACCCGGAATCGCTTGGTATCTGGCGTCTGAGGCCAGGAAGGAAAGCCAAGGGCTGAAGGAAAAAGTGAACCAGTTGCGCGCTGAGGTGGAGCGACTGAAGGCTGACCTGCCATCTCGTTCCTCTCTGCCGCCGATACAGGAAGAGGTGTTTATCGCTCCTCCTCCTCCGCAGGTGGTGACTCAAGCCACAGTCAGGGATGAGCCACCCGTCATTCATCAGGAGCCGACCATTCTCCCGCCAGCCCTGCCACCGCCGGTCTTTGAAAGGATCGCAGAGACCCCTGTACTTCCCCCACTCGAAGCAGCAGGTCCCCCCAAGATTCCTGCTCCAAAGCCTATGCGCCGACCTGTCAAGGCAGCCCGGCCAGAGATCTCTTTGGAGCAGTTTCTGGGAGTCAAACTGTTCGCCTGGATCGGTGGACTGGCGCTGTTTTTGGGCATCGTGTTTTTTGTGAAATATGCCTTTGAGCGAAATCTGATCTCCCCGGCTCTGCGGACCGGCATCGGATTTCTTATTGGGGGAGGACTGGTGGTCACGGGTATCATCATGAGGCGCAGCAAGGACTATGCGGTGCTGGCGCAGACCCTGGCTGCCACGGGTGTATTGATTCTGTATGGGGTGACGTATGCGGCCCATGCGCTGTACCATTTCCCGGCGTTTGGCACCCTGAGCACCTTTGTTTATATGTCGCTGATCACCACCGGGGCCTTTGTGCTGTCGGTGCGGATGGAGGCACCCGTGATCGCTGTGCTGGGGATGGCGGGCGGATTCCTGACTCCCATCTTTGTCAATACGGGTGTGGATAACCCGCTGGGGCTTTTTGGCTATTTGCTGCTGATTGATCTGGGGCTGATGGCCGTGGCCAAGAAGCGTGGCTGGTATTATCTCATCGCCTGCGGAGCGGCGGGCACCCTGCTGCTGGAGGCGGGCTGGTTCATGGAATGGTTCTGGAAAGGCGAATACCATCTGAGCGCGAAAATCTGGATCCCGGTCACGGTGCATGTGTTTTTCCCGGCGCTGTTCGCCGGGGCTACGTGGTGGTTGCAGGCGCGGTCTCGCGATACTGTTAGTTCGGCCAAGACAGAGTCCTTTTCTCTGTATCCGGCCTATGGAGGACTGGCCCTGGCGGCGTGGAGTTTCATCGTGGCCTTCTTGTTTCTGGAGCATGATTACATCACGTCGCGGCCGGTGGTGCTGAACGGGTTTCTTTTTGCACTGAATGCGGCGGTGCTGCTGCAAATCTGGGTGCAGCCACGTGTGGCGATGGCGCAATGGCTGGCCGCCCTCCTGAGCTTTGTACATCTGGCGGTCTGGAGTTCCCTTCGATTGACAGAAGCCACTTTGATGGCGGCCTTGTTGAGCTATCTGGTCTTCGGCCTGATGCACACGGGCTTTGCGCTGCTGGCGATGCGGAAACGCCCGGAAACGATGCAGGCGCAGCAGCATGGCATCTGGCTGGGACCGGTGGCGGTGTTGCTGGTGCTGGGGCCGATGTTTGCCCTGCCTGAAGTGCCCTGGCTGATCTGGCCAACGGTGCTGCTGCTGAATCTGATGACCATCGCGGTGGCCGGCGTGACGCTGGCACTGGCACCGGTACTGCTGGCGCTGTGTGTGACGCTGCTGGCGGTGGGCTTTTGGCTCTTCCGCCTGGATCCGCTGGCCGGGCCCTGGAGTTTCCTGCTTACCCTGGGAGGCTTCGCCTTGGTATTTGCGGCGGCGGGGGCCGTACTTTCGGCTCGGGTACGGCTGCGTAAAGGCGGCGAAAAACCGCGAGGCAGTGAGTGGCTGACAAGTCTGGAGGGGCAGTTGCCGATGGCCTCCGCCAGCCTGCCTTTCATCCTGCTGATCATCGCCACCTATCGGCTGAATCTGGTGAATCCGACGCCGGTTTTCTCGCTCGGTCTTCTGCTGTGTCTGGGACTGCTGGTGCTGATGCGACTGTCCCGCCTGCCTGCCCTGGGTATGGCGGCCCTGGTCTGCATGTGGCTGCTGGAGTATGTGTGGATGGACCTGCACTACACCGCCGAGCAGCCGTGGGTGGCCCTGGGCTGGTTTCTGGGAGTGGCCTCGCTTTTCGCTGGTTATCCGTTCCTTTGGAGATCGCGCTTTCAGGAGGTGGCGCTGCCCTGGGTCATTTCGGCCATCACTTGGCTGCTTCAGGGATTCCTGATCTATAAGGTGTGTGACAGTCTGCCTCGAATGAAGGAGCAGATGGGGTGGGTGCCTGCTTTGCTGGCTCTGCCGCCTCTGGTTTCCCTGTCTGTGGTATTGAAGATGCCGCTGGCTGGTGAAAACGCCATTCATCGGCTGGTGCGAAATACGCAACTGGCCTGGTTTGGCGGGGTGGCGCTGGCCTTCATCACGCTCATCTTTCCGATCCAGTTCAATGAACAATGGATCACGCTGGGCTGGGCCATGGAGGGTGCGGCCCTGTGCTGGCTCTATACACGCGTACCGCACGATGGCCTGCGGCGAGTGGGTGTGGGCCTGCTGACCGCCACCTTTATCCGGCTGGCGCTGAATCCGGCGGTGCTGAGCTACCAGGAGCGTAGCGAGACACCTATCTGGAACTGGTTTCTCTATGCCTATGGCACTGCGGCCTTGGCGATGTTTGCCGCGGCCTGGTGGCTGGCTCCTCCCAGGGACCGGATGGGCGAGGTGAACCTGCGCGGTCTGCTGTGGAGCTATGGCGGCATCCTGCTGTTCCTGCTCGTGAATATTCAAATCGCCGATTATTTCACCCCGGCAGGTGAGGCCTTTATCTCGACCCAATGGGGAGGTGACTTCGCCCGCAGCATGACTTTCAGCATCGCCTGGGCGCTGTTTGCCCTGGGGCTGCTGGTGATCGGTTTCCGTGTGGATGCCAAAGGTGCGCGGTATGCGGGAATCGCGCTGATGGGCGTCACGCTGATGAAGCTGTTTTTCCACGATCTGGCCAACATCGAAAGCATCTACCGCATCGGGGCACTGATCGTGGTGGCCATCATTGCGCTGGGAGCTTCGTTTCTGTATCAGCGTTTTTATGCACGGCAGGAGCGGGATGATTGA
- a CDS encoding autotransporter outer membrane beta-barrel domain-containing protein, with amino-acid sequence MKHTATPENGTQGYALDPKYTPPKPRRFSFRTAFHGLFLSAAGVALFINPAHGQTYWDGQTSNSWSDANWTLDITGVAANTLLGPNADVVFSSNSPANSANTTLGANQTISSLTINDSAVQSISGSTLTISGLLPSAITVGAGAGPVTISSNVALAGAANLITVNGGELTLSGVVSGTIGLTKDGDGVLTLTNTNTYTGDTAIADGTLQVGNGSTGSINVLSDVTIALGAVLQINLADAGSWGNDIVNNGQIQWISGGDNTQAGTSIISGTGSMLITSIGTTVLNGDNSLMLGGTTINTPGTVLAGTADAYGAGTLTIVNGTVDTFDNAILEISVGGYTQTGGETGFHLQGTTPANYTHYDVTGGANLGGGIVYLYQDDTGSYVPNGAWAGNPTGDIQTIIDTTTGVIGTFASDFPVATMYNQEFEQTFVYEQGETLLYPTLTYVNDVNVVWVRDPYTSIPGLTRNQRSVAGGLNGFAFLNPGTSGALAFLNAQPLASLPGLYDLIAPEEMTAIFQMGFHASEMQAASITQHLEFVRQGARRPMGDKESHTITASADGKHVEETAAVETPEGRWNIFVEGLGGNANVGSTSNAEGFDFTMYGAMMGADYLVNETLALGIMGGYAQSEASLINGGSIETDSFRAALYGTFFKGGFYLDGLVGLAYNSYDTDRLALLGRATGDTDGLEFTSMLNAGYDFRAGNLTFGPVASVAYTRVGIDGFNESGSLTPLSYRDQEQESLRTNLGAKISYVIPAGRVRITPQARVTWQHEFMDATQSIDSSFASGPGPVFTVDGPEMGRDSALVTAGVTVQFNPSVAAYAFYTGQLGRTNYDSHNVTVGVRISF; translated from the coding sequence ATGAAACACACAGCAACACCGGAGAATGGAACTCAAGGTTATGCCCTTGACCCTAAATATACGCCGCCCAAACCAAGACGGTTTTCATTTAGAACCGCCTTCCACGGCCTTTTTCTCAGCGCAGCAGGTGTTGCCCTCTTCATCAATCCCGCACATGGACAAACTTATTGGGACGGACAGACGAGCAATTCCTGGTCTGATGCCAACTGGACGTTGGATATTACAGGAGTGGCCGCAAACACGCTTCTGGGACCGAATGCCGATGTTGTATTCTCAAGCAACTCTCCAGCAAACAGCGCCAATACCACGCTGGGTGCCAACCAGACCATATCCAGCCTAACTATTAATGATAGTGCCGTGCAATCCATCTCAGGTTCCACACTCACTATCTCAGGGCTGCTTCCTTCGGCCATCACGGTGGGTGCGGGAGCAGGGCCGGTCACCATCAGCAGCAATGTGGCTCTGGCTGGCGCGGCCAATCTGATCACGGTTAACGGCGGGGAGCTGACGCTCTCTGGAGTCGTAAGTGGCACGATCGGACTTACCAAAGATGGCGACGGTGTGCTCACGCTCACCAATACGAACACTTACACGGGTGATACGGCCATCGCCGACGGCACTCTCCAGGTGGGGAATGGCTCGACAGGGTCCATCAATGTGCTTTCGGATGTCACCATCGCTTTGGGAGCAGTGCTGCAGATCAATCTGGCGGATGCAGGCAGTTGGGGCAATGACATCGTCAACAATGGACAGATCCAGTGGATCTCCGGTGGTGACAATACTCAGGCAGGAACCAGCATCATCAGCGGGACCGGCAGCATGCTCATCACGAGCATTGGCACCACAGTCCTGAACGGCGATAACAGCCTTATGCTGGGTGGAACCACCATCAATACCCCAGGCACCGTCCTGGCAGGCACTGCCGATGCTTATGGTGCAGGCACACTGACGATTGTGAATGGCACCGTGGATACCTTCGACAATGCGATCCTTGAGATCAGTGTTGGCGGTTATACACAGACCGGAGGAGAGACAGGCTTCCATTTGCAGGGCACTACTCCAGCGAATTATACTCACTACGATGTGACTGGTGGAGCCAACCTCGGCGGTGGCATCGTGTACCTTTATCAGGACGATACAGGCAGCTATGTCCCCAATGGTGCTTGGGCGGGCAATCCGACCGGGGACATCCAGACCATCATCGACACCACGACCGGCGTCATCGGCACGTTTGCTTCCGATTTCCCGGTGGCTACGATGTATAACCAGGAGTTTGAACAGACGTTCGTGTATGAGCAGGGCGAGACTCTGCTGTATCCAACGCTGACTTACGTGAACGATGTCAATGTGGTCTGGGTCCGCGATCCGTATACCTCCATTCCTGGCCTTACCCGCAATCAGCGCTCGGTAGCCGGTGGCCTCAATGGTTTCGCCTTTCTGAATCCAGGCACCAGCGGTGCTCTTGCGTTTCTGAATGCCCAGCCCCTCGCCAGTCTGCCAGGCCTTTATGACCTGATTGCTCCAGAAGAAATGACCGCCATTTTCCAAATGGGCTTCCATGCTTCTGAAATGCAGGCGGCCAGCATCACCCAGCATCTGGAGTTTGTGCGCCAGGGAGCCCGACGTCCGATGGGTGACAAAGAAAGCCACACCATCACCGCATCTGCGGATGGCAAACACGTTGAAGAAACAGCAGCCGTGGAAACGCCTGAAGGTCGCTGGAACATCTTTGTGGAAGGCCTCGGCGGCAATGCCAATGTCGGCAGCACCTCCAATGCAGAGGGTTTTGATTTCACCATGTATGGTGCCATGATGGGTGCCGACTATCTGGTTAACGAAACTCTGGCACTGGGCATCATGGGCGGATACGCCCAGAGTGAGGCCAGCCTGATCAATGGTGGCAGCATCGAAACAGACAGCTTTCGCGCTGCACTGTATGGTACATTCTTCAAAGGCGGCTTCTACCTCGACGGTCTGGTCGGTCTGGCTTATAACTCGTATGACACCGACCGCCTGGCTCTTCTGGGCCGTGCCACAGGGGATACCGATGGACTGGAATTCACCAGCATGCTGAATGCAGGGTATGACTTCCGTGCGGGCAATCTGACTTTCGGTCCGGTCGCCTCCGTCGCCTATACTCGGGTGGGTATCGATGGCTTTAACGAATCCGGTTCCCTGACACCACTGAGCTATCGAGACCAGGAGCAGGAATCCCTGCGCACCAACCTGGGTGCCAAGATCAGCTATGTCATTCCAGCCGGCCGCGTGCGCATCACACCCCAGGCACGGGTGACCTGGCAGCATGAGTTCATGGACGCTACCCAGTCCATTGATTCCTCCTTTGCCTCGGGCCCAGGTCCAGTGTTCACCGTGGATGGCCCTGAAATGGGCCGCGACAGCGCACTGGTGACCGCCGGGGTGACGGTTCAATTCAATCCTTCCGTCGCTGCGTATGCGTTTTACACCGGCCAGCTTGGCCGGACAAATTATGACTCCCATAACGTAACAGTGGGTGTGCGGATCAGCTTCTAA
- a CDS encoding MBL fold metallo-hydrolase yields the protein MRVHTLDLKFQNTPGLIAAYVVESEGSLALIETGPGSTLPALRQAVMEAGFAVNDIRHVFVTHIHLDHAGAAGWWAQQGAQVFCHPSAARHLVDPSRLIDSARRVYADEMDTLWGDMLPAPEERVTPLMDAESVTVGSMKFTAWDTPGHARHHHAFIIEDACFTGDVAGLRLGNSPYLSVTAAPPQFDPPAYIGSVDRLLSADFKRLFLTHFGGITDVRSHLTRYRQRIEEVNQNVRQWLAEGLTTEAIQQRYEETEHALATAAGISPAGWDLHQMTNSTRMCADGVKLYVEKNP from the coding sequence ATGCGCGTTCACACCCTCGACCTCAAATTCCAAAACACCCCCGGCCTCATCGCGGCCTATGTGGTCGAAAGTGAAGGCAGCCTGGCCCTGATCGAAACCGGCCCCGGCTCCACCCTTCCTGCCCTCCGTCAAGCGGTCATGGAGGCAGGCTTCGCGGTCAATGACATCCGCCACGTCTTCGTCACCCACATTCATCTGGACCATGCCGGAGCCGCAGGCTGGTGGGCCCAGCAGGGTGCCCAGGTCTTCTGCCATCCCAGTGCTGCCCGCCACCTGGTGGATCCTAGTCGCCTGATCGACAGTGCCCGGCGCGTGTATGCTGACGAGATGGATACCCTGTGGGGAGATATGCTGCCCGCCCCGGAAGAACGCGTGACTCCGCTCATGGACGCAGAGAGCGTCACCGTCGGCTCCATGAAATTCACCGCCTGGGATACACCAGGCCATGCCCGCCATCATCACGCCTTCATCATTGAGGATGCCTGCTTCACCGGTGATGTGGCCGGACTGCGTTTGGGAAACAGTCCTTATCTTTCCGTCACCGCAGCCCCGCCTCAGTTTGACCCACCTGCTTATATCGGCTCAGTGGACCGCCTCTTGTCCGCTGATTTCAAGCGCCTCTTCCTCACCCACTTTGGCGGGATCACAGATGTGCGCTCTCACCTGACCCGCTACCGCCAGCGTATCGAAGAAGTGAACCAGAATGTGCGCCAGTGGCTGGCGGAAGGACTCACGACCGAAGCAATCCAGCAGCGATACGAGGAAACCGAACACGCCCTGGCCACCGCCGCAGGTATTTCGCCAGCAGGCTGGGACTTGCACCAAATGACTAACTCCACACGTATGTGCGCCGATGGCGTAAAGTTATACGTGGAAAAGAATCCGTGA
- a CDS encoding TIGR00730 family Rossman fold protein produces MRIAIYCGSSGGHESLYRNAAEAVASFLAREGIGLVYGGGNVGLMGIIANAALKEGGEVIGVIPQALMDKELGHGGVTELHVVRSMHERKQLMVDLSDGFIALPGGFGTLDELFETLTWLQLSFHEKPVGLLNVNGFFDGLLTFLDHMTAQGFLKQEHRDCLLVSDDPAELLSKMRQFRPPELGKWIETMVLAER; encoded by the coding sequence ATGCGAATAGCCATTTACTGCGGGTCCAGCGGCGGCCATGAGTCTTTATACCGGAATGCGGCAGAGGCGGTAGCCAGTTTTTTGGCCCGCGAAGGGATAGGACTGGTGTATGGCGGCGGCAATGTGGGGCTGATGGGAATCATCGCCAATGCTGCGCTCAAAGAGGGTGGCGAAGTTATCGGAGTGATCCCCCAGGCACTCATGGACAAGGAACTGGGTCACGGTGGAGTGACGGAACTGCATGTGGTGCGCTCCATGCACGAGCGCAAACAGCTCATGGTGGACCTCAGCGATGGTTTCATCGCACTTCCGGGTGGGTTTGGCACACTGGATGAACTGTTCGAGACGCTCACTTGGCTGCAACTCAGCTTTCATGAAAAGCCGGTCGGGCTGCTGAATGTGAACGGCTTTTTTGATGGTTTGCTGACTTTCCTGGATCACATGACGGCCCAGGGTTTTCTGAAACAAGAGCATCGGGACTGCCTGCTGGTATCTGATGATCCTGCGGAACTGCTATCCAAGATGCGTCAGTTTCGTCCGCCGGAATTGGGTAAATGGATCGAGACGATGGTGCTGGCGGAGAGATGA
- the cutA gene encoding divalent-cation tolerance protein CutA codes for MTDILLVFSTFPDLDKARHTGTLIVESQLAACVNLCPNLESIYRWKGAVETSNEVLAIFKTTVQTYPALEQRLRELHPYEVPEIIALPAAQASAAYAQWIMQEVRTES; via the coding sequence ATGACGGACATACTGCTTGTTTTCTCAACGTTTCCCGACCTCGATAAAGCGAGACATACTGGCACATTGATTGTCGAATCGCAACTGGCCGCATGTGTCAATTTGTGTCCTAACCTGGAATCCATCTACCGCTGGAAGGGGGCCGTAGAAACCAGCAATGAGGTGCTAGCCATCTTTAAAACCACCGTCCAGACCTATCCCGCCCTTGAGCAACGTCTGCGGGAACTGCATCCCTACGAGGTGCCGGAAATCATCGCCCTGCCTGCTGCACAGGCCAGTGCAGCTTATGCCCAGTGGATCATGCAGGAAGTCAGGACTGAATCCTGA
- a CDS encoding two-component system sensor histidine kinase NtrB — MRSAFIDKLLKRMDRLEPAEVQGVILELMKEKGFLEKTFQALQEGVILLDTESRVTYVNSAACQLFGLKEEQVKGQKLTQGMRGLDWGELLKPGTVVSRDIETFYPENRYLNFYITSIDDDQPMGFVMLIRDVTETRKRTEEQIESERLNAFTLLAAGVAHELGNPLNSLTIHLQLLERRLKKMGKPGEPLREHLDVATGEIKRMDGIISQFLAAIRPTKPQFQRIHIADLLQESLRFLKPDLDQAKVKVRLDLRADMPSMPLDADQMKQAIYNLIRNACQAMPKGGSLTIHGSFTDFEVRLSFEDSGKGISPEQMGKLFQPFSTTRSTGTGLGLLIVRRIIREHGGEIDIESRAGKGTRVSLWLPLVERKVRLLEAGNPDLAGNA, encoded by the coding sequence ATGAGATCTGCCTTCATAGACAAGCTTCTGAAACGCATGGACCGCCTGGAACCGGCGGAGGTCCAGGGCGTGATTTTGGAGCTGATGAAGGAAAAAGGTTTCTTAGAGAAGACCTTTCAGGCGCTGCAGGAGGGCGTCATTCTGCTGGATACGGAAAGCCGTGTCACCTACGTCAACAGTGCGGCCTGTCAGCTTTTTGGTCTGAAGGAGGAGCAGGTGAAAGGGCAGAAGCTGACCCAGGGCATGCGCGGGCTGGACTGGGGAGAACTCCTGAAACCAGGCACGGTCGTGAGCCGGGATATCGAGACTTTCTATCCCGAAAATCGGTATCTCAATTTCTACATCACCAGCATTGATGATGACCAGCCGATGGGTTTTGTGATGCTGATCCGCGATGTGACGGAAACGCGGAAACGCACGGAGGAACAGATCGAGAGTGAGCGGCTGAATGCCTTTACCCTGTTGGCTGCCGGGGTGGCGCATGAACTGGGAAATCCGCTCAATTCGCTGACCATTCATCTGCAATTGCTGGAGAGAAGACTGAAGAAAATGGGCAAGCCTGGGGAGCCTTTACGCGAGCACCTGGACGTGGCTACGGGGGAGATCAAGCGCATGGACGGCATCATCAGCCAGTTCCTCGCCGCCATCCGGCCGACGAAGCCGCAGTTTCAGCGTATTCACATCGCCGACCTGCTTCAGGAAAGCCTACGTTTTTTAAAACCGGACCTGGACCAGGCCAAGGTGAAGGTGCGCCTGGACTTGCGGGCGGACATGCCCTCCATGCCACTGGACGCGGACCAGATGAAACAGGCTATCTACAATCTCATCCGCAATGCCTGCCAGGCCATGCCCAAGGGTGGCAGCCTGACCATTCACGGCAGCTTCACGGACTTCGAAGTGAGACTGAGTTTTGAAGACAGCGGCAAGGGCATCAGCCCGGAGCAGATGGGGAAATTATTCCAGCCTTTTTCCACCACCCGCAGTACCGGTACCGGCCTGGGCCTGCTGATCGTGCGCCGCATCATTCGTGAGCACGGTGGCGAAATTGACATCGAAAGCCGTGCAGGCAAAGGCACCCGCGTCAGTCTGTGGCTACCGCTGGTGGAGCGGAAAGTGCGGCTGCTAGAGGCAGGCAATCCGGACTTGGCAGGCAATGCTTGA
- a CDS encoding sigma-54-dependent transcriptional regulator: MTDPATILIVDDEKHTRDGLRLSLEDDFDCYVASNAAEAMEHLKNDQVDVMLTDLRLGEDNGMKLLEEALHLPHPPVCIMMTAYGSVDTAVEAMRRGAYHFVTKPLNLDEVELLVKRALRSRSLERENKALKQQVEQKYSIEGILGKADTLKPILETIQQVAPTRATVLIEGESGTGKELVARAVHNLSGRPKAKLVTVHCAALSPQILESELFGHEKGSFTGAQERRIGRFEMADGGTLFLDEIGEIDASTQVKLLRALGEQVIERVGGSKPIKVDVRVVAATNKNLAKLVEEGKFREDLYWRLRVVTILMPPLRTRKGDIPLLADHFLKDLATANGKSYKPLGEDALPLLMTYDWPGNVRELRAAIEHGVVMSNSTRVMAKHLPAYLSQPGGLGWRVPVAPAKSTNETAIDEPPKAELDIHEMEKHLIVEALERAGNNRSEAADLLNMSRRTLQRKLKEMGMVRKHRKRVK, from the coding sequence ATGACCGATCCAGCCACCATTCTCATCGTTGATGACGAAAAACATACTCGGGACGGGTTGCGCCTGTCGCTGGAGGATGACTTTGACTGCTACGTGGCCTCCAATGCGGCGGAGGCGATGGAGCATCTGAAAAATGATCAGGTGGATGTGATGCTGACAGACCTTCGGTTAGGCGAAGACAATGGCATGAAGCTGCTGGAGGAGGCGCTGCATCTGCCGCACCCGCCGGTGTGCATCATGATGACGGCTTATGGCAGCGTGGATACAGCCGTGGAGGCGATGCGGCGTGGGGCTTATCACTTTGTCACAAAACCGCTGAACCTGGATGAGGTGGAACTGCTGGTGAAGCGGGCGCTGCGCAGCCGCAGTCTGGAGCGTGAGAACAAGGCACTGAAGCAGCAGGTGGAGCAGAAGTACTCCATCGAGGGGATCCTAGGCAAGGCGGATACGCTGAAGCCTATCCTGGAAACCATTCAGCAGGTGGCACCGACCCGTGCCACGGTTTTGATTGAAGGCGAAAGCGGCACGGGCAAGGAATTGGTGGCGCGGGCTGTACACAATCTCAGCGGGCGACCCAAGGCGAAACTGGTGACGGTGCATTGCGCAGCGTTGTCCCCACAGATTTTGGAGAGTGAGCTCTTCGGTCACGAAAAGGGCTCATTCACTGGAGCGCAGGAACGGCGGATTGGCCGTTTCGAAATGGCGGACGGAGGCACTCTTTTCCTGGATGAAATTGGCGAGATCGATGCCAGCACCCAGGTGAAACTGCTGCGAGCTTTGGGGGAGCAGGTCATCGAGCGTGTGGGTGGCAGCAAACCCATCAAGGTGGATGTGCGTGTGGTCGCAGCGACGAACAAGAACCTGGCCAAGCTGGTGGAAGAGGGAAAATTCCGTGAGGACTTGTACTGGAGGTTGCGGGTGGTGACCATCCTGATGCCGCCGCTGCGTACGCGCAAAGGTGATATCCCCCTGCTGGCAGATCACTTTCTCAAAGACCTAGCCACTGCGAATGGCAAAAGCTACAAGCCGCTTGGAGAAGATGCACTGCCGCTGCTGATGACCTATGACTGGCCAGGCAACGTGCGTGAATTGCGGGCGGCCATTGAGCACGGAGTGGTGATGAGCAACAGCACACGCGTGATGGCCAAGCACCTGCCCGCTTACCTGTCCCAGCCCGGTGGGCTGGGCTGGCGTGTGCCCGTGGCCCCTGCAAAGAGTACCAACGAGACTGCGATAGATGAGCCGCCGAAGGCTGAACTGGACATCCATGAGATGGAAAAGCATCTCATTGTCGAGGCCCTGGAACGTGCCGGGAACAATCGCAGTGAAGCTGCGGATCTTCTCAACATGAGCCGGCGCACTCTCCAGCGGAAACTCAAAGAAATGGGCATGGTGCGGAAGCACCGCAAGCGGGTGAAGTGA